From one Lycium ferocissimum isolate CSIRO_LF1 chromosome 5, AGI_CSIRO_Lferr_CH_V1, whole genome shotgun sequence genomic stretch:
- the LOC132056319 gene encoding protein TRANSPARENT TESTA GLABRA 1 produces the protein MENSSQESHLRSENSVTYDSSYPIYAMAFSSFTPSLPNRHHRIAVGSFKEEFNNRVDILSFNEDALTLKPVPNLSFDHPYPPTKLMFHPNPTASLKSNDILASSGDYLRLWEVKEASIEPLFTLNNSKTSEYCAPLTSFDWNEVEPRRIGTSSIDTTCTIWDVEKGVVETQLIAHDKEVYDIAWGEAGVFASVSADGSVRIFDLRDKEHSTIIYESPQPDTPLLRLAWNKQDLRYMATILMDSNKIVILDIRSPAMPVAELERHQASVNAIAWAPQSCRHISSAGDDGQALIWELPTVAGPNGIDPMSMYSAGAEINQLQWSAATRDWIAIAFSNKLQMLKV, from the coding sequence ATGGAAAATTCAAGTCAAGAATCACATCTCCGATCTGAAAACTCAGTCACATATGACTCCTCTTACCCTATCTACGCTATGGCTTTTTCCTCTTTTACCCCTTCACTCCCTAACCGCCATCATCGCATTGCTGTCGGTAGCTTTAAGGAAGAATTCAACAACCGTGTCGATATTCTTTCTTTTAATGAAGATGCCTTAACCCTTAAACCTGTTCCTAATCTCTCTTTTGATCACCCTTATCCACCTACTAAACTCATGTTTCATCCTAATCCAACTGCTTCCCTTAAGTCTAATGACATTCTTGCTTCTTCAGGTGATTACTTACGTCTTTGGGAAGTTAAAGAAGCTTCTATTGAACCCCTTTTTACTCTTAATAATAGTAAAACTAGTGAATACTGTGCCCCTTTAACTTCTTTTGATTGGAATGAAGTTGAGCCTAGAAGAATTGGTACTTCTAGTATTGATACTACTTGTACTATTTGGGATGTTGAAAAAGGGGTTGTTGAAACTCAATTGATTGCTCATGATAAAGAGGTTTATGATATAGCTTGGGGTGAAGCTGGGGTTTTTGCTTCTGTTTCTGCTGATGGATCGGTTAGGATTTTCGATTTGAGAGATAAAGAACATTCGACGATTATTTATGAGTCCCCACAACCTGATACTCCGTTGTTGAGGTTAGCTTGGAATAAGCAGGATTTGAGATACATGGCTACTATATTGATGGATAGCAACAAGATTGTGATATTAGATATTAGGTCACCAGCAATGCCTGTGGCGGAGTTGGAAAGGCATCAGGCGAGTGTGAATGCGATCGCGTGGGCTCCACAGAGTTGTAGACATATTAGTTCTGCTGGGGATGACGGGCAGGCGCTTATTTGGGAGTTGCCTACTGTTGCAGGGCCTAACGGGATTGATCCTATGTCGATGTATTCTGCTGGAGCTGAGATTAATCAACTTCAGTGGTCTGCTGCGACACGTGATTGGATTGCCATTGCGTTTTCTAACAAGTTGCAGATGCTTAAAGTATAA
- the LOC132056320 gene encoding protein TRANSPARENT TESTA GLABRA 1-like — protein sequence MENSSQESHLRSENSVTYDSSYPIYAMAFSSFTSPLPNYCSPIAIGSFIEEFNNRVDILSFDEDTLTLKPITNLSFDHPYPPTKLMFHPNPSASLKSNDILASSSDYLRLWDVHETSVEPLFTLNNSKTSECCAPLTSFDWNEVEPRRIGTSSIDTTCTIWDVEKGVVETQLKAHDKEVYDIAWGEAGVFASVSADGSVRIFDLRDNEHLTIIYESPQPDTPLLRLAWNKQDLRYMATIYSHKIVILDIRSPAMPVAELERHQASVNAIAWAPQSSRNICSAGDDGQALVWELPTVAGPNGIDPMSMYYAGAEINQLQWSAAQRDWIAIAFSNKLQMLKV from the coding sequence ATGGAAAATTCAAGTCAAGAATCGCACCTCCGATCTGAAAACTCCGTCACATATGACTCCTCCTACCCCATCTATGCCATGGCCTTTTCCTCCTTCACTTCTCCCCTCCCCAACTACTGCTCTCCCATTGCCATTGGCAGCTTTATCGAAGAATTCAACAACCGTGTCGACATTCTCTCCTTCGATGAAGATACCCTAACCCTTAAGCCCATTACAAATCTCTCTTTCGATCACCCTTATCCGCCTACGAAACTCATGTTCCATCCCAATCCTTCTGCTTCCCTCAAGTCCAATGACATTCTTGCCTCTTCCAGTGACTACCTCCGTCTCTGGGATGTTCATGAAACTTCTGTCGAACCCCTTTTCACTCTCAACAACAGTAAAACTAGTGAATGCTGTGCCCCTTTGACGTCTTTTGATTGGAATGAAGTTGAGCCCAGAAGAATTGGTACTTCCAGTATTGATACTACTTGTACCATCTGGGATGTTGAAAAAGGGGTTGTCGAAACTCAACTGAAAGCCCATGACAAAGAGGTATATGACATAGCTTGGGGTGAGGCTGGGGTGTTTGCCTCGGTTTCTGCTGATGGGTCAGTTAGGATTTTCGATTTGAGGGATAATGAACATTTGACGATTATTTATGAGTCCCCACAACCGGACACTCCGTTGTTGAGGTTGGCTTGGAACAAGCAGGATTTGAGATACATGGCTACCATATATAGCCACAAGATTGTGATTTTAGATATTAGGTCTCCAGCAATGCCTGTGGCAGAGTTGGAAAGGCATCAAGCGAGTGTGAACGCTATTGCATGGGCTCCACAGAGTTCTAGAAATATTTGTTCGGCTGGGGATGATGGGCAGGCACTCGTTTGGGAGTTGCCTACTGTTGCGGGGCCAAATGGGATTGATCCCATGTCAATGTACTATGCTGGAGCTGAGATTAATCAACTTCAGTGGTCTGCTGCACAACGTGATTGGATTGCCATTGCGTTTTCTAACAAGTTGCAGATGCTTAAAGTATAA
- the LOC132056321 gene encoding uncharacterized protein LOC132056321, producing MSSQPPPQPPHSQPHLHKKPTSFPDFIFTAFSVFIIFSSSSNNPTSSLLRKFTPLVSFPLNPRRFLRIPTMSNPTSTNLRNHFPNPQSLSDWLRPRMPSDSFASWGVKPGTKNVNNLWLELSEGETLLADAIPPVRTVEVMVVRVIGKDNKVLVESHQELSNGVVRQRCRPLSEKMKPGETVEDAAFRAVKEELGSVIGGEFGENGVVKILPNSYTKKVEERVSASYPGLPACYVLHTVEAVVDGLPDEEFCTVETDEYGDSSGSMVKDGAVSCKKHYWKWVEADSFDR from the coding sequence ATGTCTTCTCAGCCACCACCACAACCACCACACTCACAACCTCACCTCCACAAGAAACCAACTTCCTTCCCAGACTTCATCTTCACCGCTTTTTCTGTCTTCAtcatcttctcttcttcttccaacaaccccACTTCTTCTCTTCTCCGTAAATTCACCCCTCTTGTTTCTTTCCCTCTTAACCCTCGTAGATTCCTCAGAATTCCCACTATGTCCAACCCCACTTCGACCAATCTCCGTAACCACTTCCCTAATCCACAATCTTTATCTGATTGGTTAAGGCCACGTATGCCTTCAGATTCTTTTGCTTCTTGGGGCGTTAAGCCTGGAACCAAGAATGTTAATAATCTCTGGCTTGAGTTATCTGAAGGGGAGACTTTGTTAGCTGATGCTATACCTCCTGTTAGAACTGTTGAGGTTATGGTTGTCAGGGTTATTGGAAAAGACAATAAAGTCCTTGTCGAATCGCATCAAGAATTGTCGAATGGCGTTGTAAGGCAACGGTGTAGGCCGTTGTCTGAAAAGATGAAGCCTGGAGAGACAGTTGAAGATGCGGCTTTTCGTGCTGTGAAAGAAGAACTTGGTTCAGTGATTGGTGGGGAATTTGGAGAGAATGGTGTTGTTAAGATTTTGCCTAATTCGTATACGAAGAAGGTGGAAGAAAGGGTTTCAGCGTCATATCCTGGATTGCCTGCTTGCTATGTGTTGCATACTGTTGAGGCTGTAGTGGATGGTTTGCCTGATGAGGAGTTTTGCACGGTAGAAACCGATGAATATGGGGATTCTAGTGGGAGTATGGTCAAAGATGGTGCAGTTTCATGTAAAAAGCATTACTGGAAGTGGGTTGAGGCTGATTCGTTTGATCGTTGA
- the LOC132056322 gene encoding NDR1/HIN1-like protein 26 codes for MSPIDVKTTPKHCDEKGFTVEKLFPKRKLFFSFTTISLSILSFIFLLYLTLHPTKPNFTLREADIYQLSLSGPRQLLNSSIQLTLVSKNPNKKVGIYYDELQVYASYKGQQITLYTSLPPFYQGHEDSNFLSASLIGNGMPVDPYFGYEVQRDQRAGILMMNLKASGRLRWKVGTWVSGKYRFNVDCVAIMPFGPSLPSGPLSFRQGAQCSTTL; via the coding sequence ATGTCTCCAATTGATGTAAAAACTACTCCAAAACATTGTGACGAAAAAGGGTTCACCGTAGAAAAACTATTCCCAAAAAGGAAGTTATTTTTTAGCTTCACAACAATTTCCCTCTCTATTCTATCATTTATCTTTCTTCTATATCTCACTCTCCATCCTACAAAACCAAACTTCACACTTAGAGAAGCTGATATTTATCAACTCAGCCTCTCAGGTCCGCGCCAACTACTTAACTCCTCCATTCAACTCACCCTCGTATCCAAGAATCCAAACAAGAAAGTTGGAATTTACTACGATGAGTTGCAAGTGTATGCTTCTTACAAGGGCCAACAAATTACTCTTTATACTTCTCTTCCTCCATTTTATCAAGGCCATGAAGATAGCAACTTCTTGTCTGCCTCTTTGATTGGGAATGGAATGCCGGTGGATCCTTATTTTGGTTATGAAGTGCAACGTGACCAACGTGCTGGAATATTgatgatgaatttgaaagcAAGCGGTAGGCTAAGATGGAAAGTTGGAACATGGGTTTCTGGAAAGTATAGGTTCAATGTAGATTGTGTTGCTATTATGCCTTTTGGACCTTCGTTGCCATCTGGACCCCTCAGTTTTAGACAAGGAGCTCAATGTTCTACTACACTTTGA
- the LOC132056323 gene encoding two-component response regulator-like APRR5 — protein sequence MGEVVVSSEGDLEVIGTDEMELQIETEAGGNMNKNKETETSSSIVRWERFLPKMVFRVLLVESDDSTRQIVAALLRKCSYRVAAVSDGLKAWELLKGRPHNIDLILTEVDLPSISGYALLTLIMEHDICKNIPVIMMSSNDSVSTVYRCMLRGAADFLVKPVRKNELKNLWQHVWRRRATSISSQGPPDESVAQQKVEATAENNACSNHSSGYNACVQRNRECIEKGSDAQSSCTKPELENEEENAEGLPKSIHPIRTASLPNDTDFGKELFYEANNRLQVSENDARAPTKDMNTMNRGEDINSDDNWGHVRAIDQTCDENPGPPTKQAIDLIGAFDNNLKWNFKSSGSTTRINKADPSPLLDLSLTRSHPSGSVNQFTNKKRRLNHSDGSAFTRYVNRAMQSGQSTSPRTYNQQENETDSDKHFCSNAIDYNSDVRAAMTRPHSFAPPSCGEAGPVEIGLPSPQQRVTPLPIPVRGIRFEGPSSAYSSMIAPILRMPSGISPLQSPCSGTPREPSYQANPFLTLNCESRSSQQLHSQSNQNHSDEGKRGNKSEPTIDCRYFPSATDQTINSSYCNGDLNQVHLSYGSNGNISLPLGKTLAECRKEESFHTPDGNSHRSQREAALMKFRQKRKNRCFEKKVRYESRKKLAEQRPRVKGQFVRS from the exons ATGGGTGAAGTTGTTGTAAGCAGTGAAGGTGATTTAGAGGTCATAGGAACTGATGAGATGGAGTTGCAGATAGAAACAGAGGCTGGTGGAAATATGAACAAGAACAAGGAAACAGAGACATCTTCTTCAATTGTGAGATGGGAAAGATTTTTGCCTAAAATGGTATTTAGAGTTTTGTTGGTGGAATCTGATGATTCAACACGACAGATTGTTGCTGCTCTTCTTAGGAAATGCAGTTACAGag TCGCTGCAGTTTCTGATGGTCTAAAGGCATGGGAGTTGTTGAAAGGCAGACCTCACAACATAGACCTTATCCTGACAGAAGTTGACCTGCCATCGATCTCCGGATACGCTCTTCTTACCTTGATTATGGAGCATGACATTTGCAAGAACATTCCTGTAATAA TGATGTCCTCAAACGACTCAGTTAGTACCGTTTATAGATGCATGCTGAGAGGTGCAGCAGACTTTCTTGTCAAGCCTGTtaggaagaatgaattaaagaaCTTGTGGCAGCACGTCTGGAGAAGACGAGCT ACAAGTATTAGTTCCCAAGGGCCTCCTGATGAAAGTGTTGCACAACAAAAGGTCGAGGCCACAGCTGAAAACAATGCTTGCAGCAACCATTCAAGTGGTTATAACGCTTGCGTTCAGAGAAATCGGGAATGCATTGAGAAAGGAAGTGATGCTCAG AGCTCATGCACAAAGCCGGAATTGGAGAATGAAGAAGAGAATGCAGAAGGCTTACCAAAATCTATTCACCCAATTAGGACTGCATCTCTTCCAAATGATACAGATTTTGGGAAGGAACTATTTTATGAAGCAAATAATAGACTGCAAGTGTCCGAGAATGATGCTAGAG CTCctacaaaagatatgaatacaATGAACAGGGGAGAAGATATTAATTCTGATGATAATTGGGGTCATGTTCgtgcaattgatcaaacttgtGACGAAAATCCTGGTCCTCCAACTAAACAAGCCATAGACTTGATCGGAGCGTTTGATAATAACCTCAAATGGAATTTCAAAAGTTCTGGTTCCACCACTAGGATTAACAAGGCTGATCCTTCTCCACTACTGGATCTTTCATTGACAAGATCCCACCCAAGTGGTTCTGTAAATCAATTTACAAATAAGAAGCGCAGATTGAACCATTCTGATGGTTCAGCCTTCACACGGTATGTGAACAGGGCAATGCAATCTGGACAGTCAACGTCGCCTAGGACATATAATCAACAGGAAAATGAAACTGATTCTGATAAGCATTTCTGTAGTAATGCCATTGATTACAACTCGGACGTCCGTGCTGCGATGACTAGACCTCACAGTTTTGCCCCTCCTAGCTGTGGAGAAGCAGGACCAGTTGAAATTGGACTTCCTTCTCCTCAGCAGAGAGTGACGCCTCTCCCTATACCGGTGAGAGGTATCAGGTTCGAGGGACCAAGCAGTGCCTACAGTTCCATGATAGCTCCAATACTTCGTATGCCATCTGGCATTTCGCCACTGCAGAGTCCATGTTCGGGTACTCCTCGGGAACCTTCCTATCAGGCAAATCCATTCCTTACGTTAAATTGTGAAAGTAGGAGCTCTCAGCAATTGCACTCACAGAGTAATCAAAACCACAGTGATGAGGGAAAGAGGGGGAACAAATCTGAACCTACAATTGATTGCCGATATTTTCCTTCTGCAACTGATCAAACTATAAACAGCAGTTACTGCAATGGTGACCTAAACCAAGTTCATTTGAGTTATGGCAGCAATGGAAACATCTCACTTCCACTAGGAAAAACACTGGCGGAGTGTAGGAAAGAAGAAAGCTTTCACACTCCTGATGGGAATTCTCATCGATCTCAAAGAGAAGCAGCTCTTATGAAATTTCGCCAGAAGCGGAAAAATAGATGCTTTGAAAAGAAG GTAAGATATGAAAGCAGGAAAAAACTTGCTGAGCAGCGTCCCAGAGTGAAAGGACAGTTTGTTCGTTCCTAG
- the LOC132057617 gene encoding LOW QUALITY PROTEIN: subtilisin-like protease SBT3.3 (The sequence of the model RefSeq protein was modified relative to this genomic sequence to represent the inferred CDS: inserted 5 bases in 3 codons; substituted 1 base at 1 genomic stop codon): MLFNLPDFLGIQANVESNVHIVYMGRRKHDDVELATSTHHQXTSVLGSQEVARDSIIYSYKHGFSGFAAKLMKSQAQKIAELPDVLHVVPNHFYKLHTTRSWDYLGLSTSAPPTNLLHQANMGDGIIIGVLDTGIWPESEAFNDKGLGPIPSRWKGHCQSGTKFDAAKACNRKLIGAKYFLKGFEAELGRPATKDPDFLNHELASPRDRNGHGTHTSSTAGGSFSPNASYHGLAYGTVRGGXPKARIAMYKVXWLTGLCTSADIMMAIDEAIHDGVDILSISLGLETPQYADVDMRSLTAFASFHAIMNGTTVVCSGGNEGPYPQTVVNTSPWILTVAASSIDRSFPTLIALGSNRTFVGQSQYTGKKTGFITALESTRFCDNLDTNDTWAAGKVVLCFLVKGDELDLPSTRQLVQEVGGLGLIVAKNPTRTLDYFASDFPSIGVSTDVGAQILDYIRYSRKPQVKLSPTRTHVGKPVSTHLASSSSRGPNSVAPAILKPDIAAPGVNILAAIPPKETPYEFVSGTSMAAPHISGIVALLKSLHPHWSPAAIKSALVTTGLXKNPISREPIVSEGNPNKIADPFDIGGGIVNANGAKDPGLVYDMGTFDYILYLCSMGYNNSAIGVLIDQAASCPIKRPSILDVNLPSVTIPSLKKTVSIRRTITNVGPVNSKYKAIIEPPLGITIKVKPKTLIFNSNTKKISFTLTISTTHKYTTGYYFGSLTWTDRVHQVRSPISVRTEFPELVG; encoded by the exons ATGCTCTTCAACTTGCCAGACTTCTTAGGAATTCAAGCAAATGTTGAAAGCAAT GTTCACATCGTTTATATGGGAAGAAGGAAACACGATGATGTTGAACTCGCAACATCAACTCACCATC TTACTTCAGTACTGGGAAG TCAAGAAGTTGCACGAGATTCAATCATCTATAGTTACAAACATGGTTTCTCAGGCTTTGCAGCCAAGTTAATGAAATCCCAAGCCCAAAAGATTGCAG AATTACCTGATGTGCTCCATGTAGTTCCGAATCACTTTTACAAGTTGCACACAACAAGAAGTTGGGATTACCTTGGCCTGTCCACATCTGCTCCTCCAACAAACCTCCTTCATCAAGCCAACATGGGAGATGGTATCATCATAGGTGTCCTTGATACAG GAATATGGCCAGAAAGTGAAGCATTCAATGACAAAGGCCTAGGGCCAATACCTTCAAGATGGAAGGGCCATTGTCAGTCTGGTACTAAATTCGATGCAGCTAAGGCATGTAACAGGAAACTAATTGGAgcaaaatactttttaaaaggttTTGAAGCAGAGCTTGGTCGGCCAGCAACCAAGGATCCAGATTTTCTAAATCATGAGCTCGCGTCACCAAGGGATAGAAATGGACATGGAACACACACATCAAGCACTGCAGGTGGATCCTTCTCACCAAATGCAAGTTACCATGGACTTGCTTATGGTACAGTTAGGGGTGG ACCTAAGGCACGGATTGCTATGTACAAGGT TTGGCTTACTGGATTATGTACCTCTGCTGATATAATGATGGCTATTGATGAAGCAATTCATGATGGAGTTGATATTTTATCAATATCCCTTGGCTTAGAAACACCTCAGTATGCTGATGTAGATATGCGAAGTCTCACTGCTTTTGCATCCTTCCATGCTATCATGAATGGAACTACAGTTGTTTGTTCGGGAGGAAACGAAGGACCATATCCTCAAACTGTAGTAAATACATCACCATGGATCCTAACTGTGGCAGCTTCTAGTATTGATAGGTCCTTTCCGACACTCATTGCATTAGGCAGCAATCGGACTTTTGTT GGTCAATCCCAGTATACTGGAAAGAAGACTGGTTTTATCACTGCTCTTGAAAGTACACG CTTTTGCGACAACTTGGATACAAATGATACGTGGGCGGCTGGAAAAGTAGTGCTTTGCTTCCTTGTTAAAGGGGATGAGTTAGATTTGCCATCAACTCGACAACTTGTCCAAGAGGTTGGAGGCTTGGGATTAATTGTTGCTAAGAACCCAACCAGAACCCTGGATTATTTCGCTTCTGACTTTCCAAGTATTGGAGTAAGTACTGATGTTGGAGCTCAAATACTCGATTACATTAGATACTCCAG GAAACCACAAGTAAAGCTAAGTCCTACCCGAACTCATGTTGGGAAGCCTGTTTCAACACATCTTGCGTCTTCCTCATCCCGAGGTCCTAATTCTGTTGCCCCAGCTATACTTAAG CCGGATATAGCAGCTCCAGGAGTCAATATATTGGCTGCCATTCCTCCTAAAGAAACTCCATACGAATTCGTATCAGGAACGTCTATGGCAGCTCCTCACATTTCCGGCATTGTCGCCTTGCTCAAGTCATTGCACCCACATTGGTCTCCAGCTGCTATCAAGTCTGCACTTGTTACAACAGGTCTTTAGAAAAATCCCATTTC ACGGGAACCAATTGTATCTGAGGGCAATCCAAATAAGATTGCTGATCCGTTTGATATCGGTGGTGGAATCGTGAACGCAAATGGTGCAAAAGATCCCGGCCTGGTCTATGATATGGGAACCTTTGACTACATTCTTTATTTGTGCTCAATGGGCTATAACAATAGTGCCATCGGTGTACTCATTGATCAAGCTGCATCTTGTCCAATCAAAAGGCCTTCGATTCTTGATGTTAATCTTCCTTCTGTAACCATACCTAGTCTCAAGAAAACAGTTAGTATTAGAAGAACAATCACCAACGTCGGACCAGTAAACTCCAAATATAAGGCCATCATTGAGCCTCCACTGGGCATTACCATAAAAGTAAAGCCTAAAACTTTGATATTCAACTCCAACACCAAGAAAATCTCTTTCACTCTCACCATTTCAACCACTCATAAATACACCACAGGCTATTATTTCGGGAGCTTAACTTGGACTGACAGGGTGCACCAAGTAAGAAGCCCTATATCTGTGAGAACCGAGTTCCCAGAACTTGTTGGCTAG